The following coding sequences lie in one Calditrichota bacterium genomic window:
- a CDS encoding phosphate propanoyltransferase — translation PPVRNSRDLKGAAPLTLVGPRKSIYLPECAIIANRHVHMPGDVAAQFGVKNGDFIRVRIGGAKATVFENVLVRVNDAWKLQIHLDTDDANAANVRCAMSVEFLGKM, via the coding sequence ATCCGCCGGTTCGCAATTCAAGAGATTTAAAAGGTGCAGCGCCTCTTACTTTGGTAGGACCCAGGAAATCTATCTACTTGCCGGAATGCGCTATTATCGCCAATCGCCACGTTCACATGCCCGGAGATGTGGCTGCCCAATTCGGCGTGAAGAACGGAGATTTTATCCGTGTCCGCATCGGCGGCGCCAAAGCAACAGTTTTTGAAAATGTATTGGTTCGGGTGAACGATGCTTGGAAACTGCAAATTCACCTTGACACGGACGACGCAAACGCAGCAAATGTCCGCTGCGCCATGTCAGTTGAATTTTTAGGAAAAATGTAA
- a CDS encoding EutN/CcmL family microcompartment protein, with the protein MQFGKVIGNIVATRKTGKTEGLRILIVQHLDEKLKPLPETYACIDTVNSKFGDIVLTCSSSSARMTSQTKGVCTDNSIIGIVDIVSSGKKDFYKK; encoded by the coding sequence ATGCAATTTGGAAAGGTCATCGGAAATATTGTAGCTACGCGAAAAACCGGTAAGACAGAAGGACTACGGATCCTAATCGTTCAGCATCTTGACGAAAAACTCAAACCTTTACCGGAAACTTACGCCTGCATTGATACAGTCAACTCTAAATTCGGAGATATCGTTCTTACCTGTTCATCTTCATCGGCGCGAATGACCAGCCAGACAAAGGGCGTTTGTACGGACAATTCAATTATCGGCATTGTCGATATCGTCTCTTCCGGGAAAAAAGATTTTTACAAAAAATAG
- a CDS encoding BMC domain-containing protein, which produces MTKVALGFVETRGNTGSIVAIDAMLKAADVDLVKKVEIGGGYVTAVVRGEVGAVKSSIEAGAEAAAKVGELICANVIASAHEDVFNLIGIKK; this is translated from the coding sequence ATGACAAAAGTGGCATTAGGTTTTGTGGAAACCAGAGGAAACACGGGCAGCATCGTGGCAATCGATGCCATGTTGAAAGCTGCAGATGTTGATCTGGTGAAAAAAGTAGAAATTGGCGGTGGCTATGTGACTGCGGTGGTTCGCGGTGAAGTCGGAGCCGTCAAATCTTCAATCGAAGCCGGAGCTGAGGCAGCGGCCAAAGTGGGTGAGCTCATTTGCGCAAATGTGATTGCTTCGGCGCACGAGGATGTTTTTAATCTAATCGGAATCAAGAAATAG
- a CDS encoding BMC domain-containing protein, which produces MQEALGVIETLGFATAMEAADAAVKAANVKLADWLRVGGGKINIILRGDVAAVKAAVEAGVAAASQIGEVQGQTVIPRPSDKLVPTFPIDVSAQTTKRKK; this is translated from the coding sequence ATGCAAGAAGCGTTAGGTGTCATCGAGACTTTAGGATTTGCCACAGCGATGGAAGCTGCTGATGCAGCCGTAAAAGCGGCAAATGTGAAATTGGCAGACTGGCTACGCGTCGGTGGCGGCAAAATTAATATCATCCTCCGCGGGGATGTGGCTGCAGTGAAAGCGGCTGTGGAAGCCGGCGTTGCAGCAGCTTCACAAATCGGAGAAGTTCAGGGACAAACGGTCATTCCGCGACCTTCGGATAAATTAGTACCAACTTTCCCGATCGATGTCTCCGCACAAACAACAAAACGTAAAAAATAA
- a CDS encoding aldehyde dehydrogenase family protein produces the protein MYVNISEEEIQKIVQNVVQNVVGDKSVTTNQSPKGDWGVFDDMNDAIEAASQAFLKYEEFDIQDRKRFVDAVRRVAMDFKEEFSRMAVEQTGMGRVEHKITKHINVAKYASGVEFLQPSAHSGKFGLAIDEFSPWGVIGNISPSTHPSPTMLENIISQLSGGNTIVFNPHPVAKKLNALVIQRCNQYIVKEGGPENLVTCVAEPTLESAQVMFGHPKTKLLSVTGGPGVVEAAMKFSKPIVAAGPGNPPVLVDETADLQLAVKEITESASFDNNILCIAEKEIFVVDSVFNEFMRLFEKQGNKKLVGSQMDQLAQKALEKNGKHYFISRKHVGKNANVLARDLGMTISEDVPMLFGETDRDHPWVVAEQMTSCIPVVRVKNFEDGLECSLKAEHGFEHTASIFTQDLTRATIFSKKLKTDVLVINGGSLRGNGGMTGEGSFSHTIASPTGQGITNPRDFVRRRRIMTAHALRFV, from the coding sequence ATGTACGTGAATATTAGCGAAGAAGAAATACAAAAAATCGTTCAAAATGTTGTCCAAAATGTCGTCGGCGATAAAAGCGTAACAACCAACCAGAGCCCAAAAGGCGACTGGGGCGTATTTGACGACATGAATGATGCGATTGAAGCGGCGAGCCAAGCTTTTCTGAAATATGAGGAATTCGACATTCAGGATCGCAAGCGATTCGTAGATGCAGTTCGTCGCGTGGCAATGGATTTCAAAGAAGAATTTTCCCGCATGGCAGTGGAACAAACCGGCATGGGCCGCGTTGAGCACAAAATTACCAAACACATCAACGTGGCAAAATACGCTTCCGGAGTGGAATTTTTGCAGCCAAGCGCTCATTCCGGTAAATTCGGTCTGGCGATTGACGAATTTTCCCCATGGGGCGTGATCGGGAATATTTCTCCGAGCACACATCCCAGTCCCACGATGCTGGAAAACATCATCTCTCAACTCTCTGGTGGAAACACCATTGTTTTTAACCCGCATCCGGTAGCAAAAAAATTGAACGCATTGGTCATTCAGCGCTGCAATCAATATATTGTCAAAGAAGGGGGACCGGAGAATCTTGTTACTTGTGTTGCCGAGCCTACACTGGAATCGGCACAGGTCATGTTTGGCCATCCAAAGACAAAATTGCTTTCGGTGACCGGAGGGCCTGGTGTCGTAGAAGCCGCGATGAAATTCAGCAAACCCATCGTCGCTGCAGGTCCCGGCAATCCGCCTGTGTTGGTGGATGAGACTGCTGATCTGCAATTGGCAGTCAAAGAGATCACTGAAAGCGCCAGTTTTGACAATAATATTCTTTGCATTGCAGAGAAAGAAATTTTTGTCGTTGACTCAGTGTTCAATGAATTCATGCGTTTGTTTGAAAAGCAGGGAAATAAAAAACTGGTCGGCTCCCAAATGGATCAGTTAGCGCAAAAAGCCCTGGAGAAAAACGGAAAGCATTATTTTATCAGCAGGAAGCATGTCGGCAAAAATGCTAACGTGCTTGCTCGCGATTTGGGGATGACGATATCCGAGGATGTGCCTATGCTTTTTGGCGAGACAGATCGTGATCATCCCTGGGTGGTTGCCGAACAAATGACTTCTTGCATTCCGGTCGTTCGCGTTAAAAATTTTGAAGATGGATTAGAATGCAGCTTGAAAGCGGAGCACGGCTTTGAGCACACAGCAAGTATTTTTACTCAGGATTTGACTCGAGCGACTATTTTTTCCAAAAAATTAAAAACTGATGTGCTGGTCATAAATGGCGGCTCCCTGCGTGGAAACGGTGGGATGACCGGTGAGGGCTCTTTTTCTCATACCATTGCCTCTCCGACAGGTCAGGGAATTACCAATCCAAGAGATTTTGTACGGAGGCGGAGAATTATGACCGCTCACGCGTTGCGTTTTGTTTAG